One genomic region from Neisseria weaveri encodes:
- a CDS encoding helix-turn-helix domain-containing protein, translated as MKTFDKIENIREIRKQLGLNQMDFWSKIGVTQSGGSRYESGRNMPKPVRELLRLVHIEQIDLSKVSREDLIVASLLKQRHPDLYAELKNEAKEEATNK; from the coding sequence ATGAAAACGTTTGATAAAATTGAAAATATCCGGGAAATCAGAAAGCAGTTGGGTTTAAACCAAATGGATTTCTGGAGCAAAATCGGTGTAACCCAGTCCGGCGGTTCGCGTTATGAGTCGGGTCGGAATATGCCGAAACCGGTTCGCGAACTGTTGCGTTTGGTTCATATCGAGCAAATCGATTTATCCAAAGTCAGCCGGGAAGACCTGATTGTTGCATCATTGTTGAAACAACGTCATCCCGATTTGTACGCAGAACTGAAAAACGAAGCTAAAGAAGAAGCAACAAACAAA